The genomic region CCTTCCCCAGCAAATGAGATCGAGCCAAATAACACACATGAATAAATACGATACATGAGTGTATTGCTATATATGGTTACAAAGTATTGCAGGGAAACAGGTTCTTACGACTTACGACTTCTCGTCGGTTTCTGGTGGCGAAGCTGGTTGATGCTTTTCTTCTGCATCTTCAAGTGCAGCTTCTACTAATTCGGGACTGGGGGGATCGGGACGGTGTAATTCAGTGACTTCGCTCTGTGAAGATAACTCGGTTTCAGTTTCGGTAATAGTCGCTCCTTCTGGTTGCGTGGTTTCAATTGGGGTAGCTGCTACAATATCTGAATTTGGTTGGACTTCAGGATCGACAATAGCGTCTTCGGTTGGAGGAGACACTTCTACTTCTGAGGCGTTTTCGGCTGGAGGAGACACTTCTACTTCTGAGGCGATTTTTTCTTCAAAGGTAGACGCTGACTCAGTGGTTTCTGGGGCTGTAGGGGTTCGATTATCGACAATTTCGACAGTGGGAGTAGATTCCACTGGCGGTGTCGGAACTTCCTTGACATCACTCTTGGGTTTTAGCTGTTCTTTAGCTGCGGTAGCTTTACTCGTTGCTTTCTTGCCAAACTGTGACAGCTTTTGTAGGGGTGAGATTTTGGTGACTTGCTCTTGAACGTTGCTTTTTACCTGTGCTGCGCTAGGGACTGCTGTTTGTTGCTGTTGAGGAGTTAATTGGCGGCGTAACTGTAGAGTTTGAAACGCATACCAACCCAGTAACACGACTCCAGCGACTTGACCTAATAGGAGTCCTCCTGTAATTTGCTTGGCACATACCCATAAGACTAAAGCATAGAACAACCCTACGCCGCTCCAATAGATATCGTTTTTGCGACCAATTTCTGGGAAGAAAAAGGCGGCTAAGTAGATGCCAAGACTACCAATAGCAACAGCTAACGCAAGGATGTATGCAAGCATTTCTCATCTACTCCTAACTAAGAGTGTTTTCTGGGGATGTCTGCTGGGGGTGTTTTTTTAACTAGCTACCTCTACCATTTTGCGGGAGATTGTTGACTTAGATACAAAACAAAAATTAATTCTCTGTATTTACTTACCAGGTTGACATTTTTACCCTAGTGTTGTTCTCTGCTATAGGGGCGATACTGTGGCGATCGCACAGATGAGCCTTTCCAAGAGTTAAGTTGAGATTGGGCAGCAAGAAAAAAGGTAATTGTAATTCATGACAAACCTTGAAGTCATCCAAGAACTATACAGATCTTTTCAGGAGAAGGATTACGATGCCTTTCTACATATTTGCACCCATGACCTTGAATGGATTCAGAACGAAGGATTTCCACAAGGCAGGACGTATCGAGGTGCAGAAGCAGTCATCGAAGGAGTTTTTAAATCCAATAATGAGCGTTGGGAGATGTTTTCATTTCAGATCGATCGCTATCTTGATGCAGAGAATTTTGTAGTTGTCATTGGAGCATATGTAGGTCGCCATCGGGAAACGCAAAAATCGCTGCGTGCAGTTGCTGCGCACGTATACGATCTAGTTGAGGGCAAGGTGTGCCGCTTCCAAATGTTTGCGGATACGAAAACAATCTGGGATTCGATGGTTCAATAAATGAAGATCGACTTACATCAGGTGAAAGTAAAATCGTATAGAGTGGCTTTAGCAAAGCTTTCCAAAAGAATCGCGATTCTGGTGGCAGTGGCTATTGTTTTGGCTAGCATCGAGGTATTTGCAGGCATACCCACACAGATGAATGTGAGTAATTCCAGCCCAGCAGGGGGAAAAGCAACCCCTCCAGAACAGATTCGTACAATTGTGCGTCAAGTGAGAGATAGTTGGGTCAATGGAGATGCAGATGCTTTCGCTGCTTTGTTTACTTCTGATGGAGAACTGATCGTCCCAGGACAGAAATGGGTAGGTAGAGCCGCCATCCGCAAAGCAGCCGCAGACTTTGCTACTTATGCATCCAACGTCAAAATTAACATTCGCCAAATTATTATTGAAGGCAATCGCGCTGCCGTAGAGTGGTATTGGGAAGATACAGAAAAAGCGTCAGGTCGTCGCAACCGAGCAGATGATGCGATCATTGCCGATTTTGTCGCAGGTAAGATTAAGCGCTGGCGCGAATATATCGATAGTAAAACACCAGAAAACAGTTGACAGTTATCAGTTGTCAGTTATCAATGTAGAGACGTTACATGTAACGTCTGTTATCAGTCATTGGGAAGCAGGGAATCTATTTAATTCCAACTTACGACTTACGACTTACCCTGATTCAAATAATATTCCGATCGCGGGAACAAGTCGGTATTTACGGGTTGGGGTTGTCCGTCTTTGGCGTGGGAATAAAAATTTACCTGGGCAGCTTTGACATCTTGACGAATTGCTGCAACGTTGACACTTGCCTTTGCCAAAAAGTTTTGTACGGCAACGTCCCCTAATTTAGTTAATAGCTGTTGTCGATTGAAGTCAATGGGGCGATCGCTGCCAATTAAAACGTGTAAATCGCCGCTCATGCTTAACTGAATTACGTAAGGGAATACACTGCGGAATGTCTGCGCTGTACCTAAGCCTACGTTCCACTCCACAAACATACCACCTGGGGCGAGGTGCGATCGCACGGCTTGAAAAAATTCTTGCGAGTAGAGCATACCAGCGCGCGATCGCCAGGGATAGATTGCATCGGCTTCAATAATGTCAAATTGTTGCTGGGATAGTTCCAGCTCTTGCCGTCCGTCACCGACAATAAATTTATAACGCGGGTCTTCAAACAAGTATTTAAGCGGCTGACCGTTAGGAGTTTGGGCATATTGACGCAAAACTGTCAACTCAGCTCCGAGTAACTCTACCACTTTAACTTGCTGGGTGAGGGGGTTAACTCCTGCTGTATGAGCCGTCCCCCCTGAACCCAGACCGATAATTATGACTTGGGCGGGATGGGGATGAATAAGTGCGGGTAAACTGCCCAGGAGGGCGTGGACTTGCATGTAAGGGAAACTGGCTTGTGCTTGTCCGCTGGCGAGTAAAGTCCCTTGTCCGTTTACCTCAGTCACGGCGGCTACACCTGTCGAATCTTCGGCAGCTAGGAAATATTGTGCGGCTGGAATACCATGTAGAGCAGCCCAGAGACGGGTATTATTTGGAAATACGGCAATGATGACAGCTAGGGCGATCGCAAGCGTACTCTTCAGCTTGTCTTTCCTGAGATTGAAACACAGCAGCGCAAATCCCAATCCTAACCACGCAATGAATCGCAAGGAACCCGCCGTACCGAACTTATCCAACAGCACTAATCCCGTCAGCAGGCTACCTGTAGTATTGCCCAAAATATTTGCGACTTGAATGAAACCGACTCTCTGTCCAATTTGATTATCTTCTGTTTGTACGGCTTTCTGTACTAACGGAAAATAAAAACCAAGCCAGAAATTAGGCAATACGAGCATGACCGAGGGTATAACTACATATCTGAAGATAACAATAGAAGTTATATTATTTAAGTCAATGTAGCCGATATCTGTACGTAAATCTGTCGGATGAGACTGCCAGTAAATGCTAATCAGCCAAATAGAAATTAGCGCATAAGCAGCTATAACAGCTTGAATTGCAAAAAAGACTTTTCGGGGTTGATGAATAAATCGAATTGTTACCGATCCTGCGATGCTCCCTAAGGCATTACCAACGAGAATAAAAGCTAGGAGATGGGCGTATGTATAGGCAATCGATTGCAGTACTGTATCTAAAACTCGAAACCAAATAATTTCCAAAGAAATTGCGGCAAAACCGGAAAGAAAAACCAAACAACACCACTGCCATAGAGAACGCGATCGCAGCGATCTAATTGCCGTATTTGATGCAACAAATACAGGGCGATTTGACTGAAACCGGCGAGAAATAGACCAGGCAATAATTCCCACTACAGCACTTAAGATTGCACCGAAATAAACTGTTTTTTCATATCCAAAAGTACCGATAATATACCAACCAGAAACGAGCGTTCCCAGACCCGATCCGAGTGTATTTAAACCGTAAAGTAGACCAATTCGAGCTGCTGCACCTTCTGCATGACGGCTAGTTGCCTTCGTTACCAAAGGTAGCGACACGCCCATCAAGGTAGTAGGAATTAATAAACTAAAAAACACGATCGCCAACATCATTGCTGGAGATTGTGCCAAAGATTTTCCTTGCAGAAACAGCAAATCGTAAAATAAAAAGCGGCTGCAAATAGCAAAAATAGCAATGCCAAAAT from Chroococcidiopsis sp. SAG 2025 harbors:
- a CDS encoding fused MFS/spermidine synthase, with the translated sequence MTNDKRAVPALFIIYFLSGFTALLYQVVWQRMLGLFSGSDVRSVTIVVASYLLGLGVGGWLGGWISDRLSNRQAVQIYSCCNFGIAIFAICSRFLFYDLLFLQGKSLAQSPAMMLAIVFFSLLIPTTLMGVSLPLVTKATSRHAEGAAARIGLLYGLNTLGSGLGTLVSGWYIIGTFGYEKTVYFGAILSAVVGIIAWSISRRFQSNRPVFVASNTAIRSLRSRSLWQWCCLVFLSGFAAISLEIIWFRVLDTVLQSIAYTYAHLLAFILVGNALGSIAGSVTIRFIHQPRKVFFAIQAVIAAYALISIWLISIYWQSHPTDLRTDIGYIDLNNITSIVIFRYVVIPSVMLVLPNFWLGFYFPLVQKAVQTEDNQIGQRVGFIQVANILGNTTGSLLTGLVLLDKFGTAGSLRFIAWLGLGFALLCFNLRKDKLKSTLAIALAVIIAVFPNNTRLWAALHGIPAAQYFLAAEDSTGVAAVTEVNGQGTLLASGQAQASFPYMQVHALLGSLPALIHPHPAQVIIIGLGSGGTAHTAGVNPLTQQVKVVELLGAELTVLRQYAQTPNGQPLKYLFEDPRYKFIVGDGRQELELSQQQFDIIEADAIYPWRSRAGMLYSQEFFQAVRSHLAPGGMFVEWNVGLGTAQTFRSVFPYVIQLSMSGDLHVLIGSDRPIDFNRQQLLTKLGDVAVQNFLAKASVNVAAIRQDVKAAQVNFYSHAKDGQPQPVNTDLFPRSEYYLNQGKS
- a CDS encoding Ycf66 family protein, which produces MLAYILALAVAIGSLGIYLAAFFFPEIGRKNDIYWSGVGLFYALVLWVCAKQITGGLLLGQVAGVVLLGWYAFQTLQLRRQLTPQQQQTAVPSAAQVKSNVQEQVTKISPLQKLSQFGKKATSKATAAKEQLKPKSDVKEVPTPPVESTPTVEIVDNRTPTAPETTESASTFEEKIASEVEVSPPAENASEVEVSPPTEDAIVDPEVQPNSDIVAATPIETTQPEGATITETETELSSQSEVTELHRPDPPSPELVEAALEDAEEKHQPASPPETDEKS
- a CDS encoding nuclear transport factor 2 family protein translates to MTNLEVIQELYRSFQEKDYDAFLHICTHDLEWIQNEGFPQGRTYRGAEAVIEGVFKSNNERWEMFSFQIDRYLDAENFVVVIGAYVGRHRETQKSLRAVAAHVYDLVEGKVCRFQMFADTKTIWDSMVQ
- a CDS encoding SgcJ/EcaC family oxidoreductase, with translation MKIDLHQVKVKSYRVALAKLSKRIAILVAVAIVLASIEVFAGIPTQMNVSNSSPAGGKATPPEQIRTIVRQVRDSWVNGDADAFAALFTSDGELIVPGQKWVGRAAIRKAAADFATYASNVKINIRQIIIEGNRAAVEWYWEDTEKASGRRNRADDAIIADFVAGKIKRWREYIDSKTPENS